The following are from one region of the Lacinutrix sp. Bg11-31 genome:
- a CDS encoding serine hydrolase, translating into MTKKQTKRILRIVFIIASIFSLWFVPWILVKAWILPLPDTVEEQVNRAIDYGFDGMIVYVDEAGKPPAFYTSGWKDRKNKIPTDSQALFNIGSISKLYVAVAITKLVKDKHLSLDKTLADYFPELVGRIENAEKITLRLMIKHRSGIPNYTDYGYWDNPPKSHKETLELALDLPANFKPGEDYGYSNTNYLLLRKLMDKVLGYSRNQYIKEKILTPLELNNTFNSLNEVNIDDIMSGYHVGYESDLKTEYGGMFATAEDVGIFLRALNDGSVFDEGEQEIYSSIYVYKHSGWVLGYQSFSEYYEDIDTVVVQFNNTTDSKLYMWNLAEIVYTRIVKIIRNKKIS; encoded by the coding sequence ATGACAAAAAAACAAACAAAACGAATACTCAGAATAGTATTTATTATTGCAAGTATATTTTCTTTGTGGTTCGTACCATGGATTTTGGTAAAAGCTTGGATATTACCACTACCTGATACTGTTGAAGAACAAGTAAATAGGGCAATTGATTATGGGTTTGATGGAATGATTGTTTATGTAGACGAAGCAGGTAAACCGCCAGCATTTTATACAAGTGGTTGGAAAGACCGAAAAAACAAAATACCTACCGACTCTCAAGCCTTATTCAATATTGGCAGTATCAGCAAGCTATATGTCGCTGTTGCTATCACAAAATTAGTAAAAGACAAACATTTATCTTTAGATAAAACGCTGGCTGATTACTTTCCAGAACTTGTGGGTAGAATTGAAAATGCAGAAAAAATTACTCTGAGGTTGATGATAAAACATCGGAGTGGTATACCAAATTATACAGATTATGGTTATTGGGATAATCCACCGAAAAGTCATAAAGAAACCCTTGAATTGGCACTTGATTTGCCAGCCAATTTTAAGCCAGGTGAAGATTATGGTTATTCAAACACGAATTATTTATTGCTTCGGAAACTCATGGACAAGGTCTTAGGTTATAGCCGTAACCAATATATTAAGGAGAAAATTTTGACACCACTCGAGCTAAACAATACATTCAATTCCCTTAATGAAGTAAATATAGACGATATTATGAGTGGATATCATGTTGGCTATGAATCCGATTTAAAAACGGAATATGGTGGAATGTTTGCTACAGCAGAAGATGTTGGCATTTTTTTAAGAGCACTAAACGATGGTTCAGTGTTTGATGAAGGCGAACAAGAAATCTATTCTTCGATTTATGTGTACAAACATTCGGGGTGGGTTCTTGGATATCAGAGTTTTTCCGAATATTATGAAGATATTGATACTGTTGTTGTTCAGTTTAATAACACAACCGACTCTAAACTATATATGTGGAATTTGGCAGAAATAGTATATACCCGAATAGTAAAAATAATTAGAAATAAAAAAATCTCATAA